One Balaenoptera ricei isolate mBalRic1 chromosome 16, mBalRic1.hap2, whole genome shotgun sequence genomic window carries:
- the ACSL5 gene encoding long-chain-fatty-acid--CoA ligase 5, with the protein MLFIFNFLFSPLPTPALICILTFGAAIFLWLINRPHPVLPLVDLNKQSVGLEGGARRGPCQDNDLIRYYFSDAKTMYEVFQRGIAVSDNGPCLGYRKPNQPYRWLSYKQVSDRAEYLGSCLLHKGYKSSQEHFVGIFAQNRPEWVISEFACYTYSMVAVPLYDTLGEDAIIYIVNKADITTVICDTPQKALVLIGNVEKGLTPGLKLIILMDPFEDDLKKRGEKCGVEILSLFDAENLGKENFKKPVPPAPEDLSIICFTSGTTGDPKGAMLTHENIVSNAAAFLKCVEYTFEPSSEDVTISYLPLAHMFERVVQAVVYSCGARVGFFQGDIRLLPDDMKTLKPTVFPAVPRLLNRVYDKVQNEAKTPLKKFLLNLAVASKFSEVKKGIIRRNSFWDKLIFGKIQESLGGKVRLMVTGAAPISSPVLTFLRAAMGCPVFEAYGQTECTAGCTITSPGDWKSGHVGVPIACNHVKLEDVADMNYFAVNNEGQICIKGTNVFKGYLKDPEKTEEALDKDGWLHTGDIGRWLPNGTLKVIDRKKNIFKLAQGEYIAPEKIEDIYIRSSLVSQIFVHGESLWSFLVGVVVPDPDALPSFAAKLGVKGSFEELCRNQVIKEAILLDLQQTGTEGGLKSFEQVKRIYLHPEPFSIENGLLTPTMKAKRGELAKYFRTQINSLYEKIQE; encoded by the exons ATGCTTTTTATCTTTAACTTCTTGTTTTCCCCACTTCCAACTCCGGCATTGATCTGCATCCTGACCTTTGGAGCCGCCATATTCCTGTGGCTGATTAACAGACCTCATCCCGTGTTGCCTCTTGTTGATCTGAACAAGCAATCGGTGGGACTCGAG GGAGGAGCACGGAGAGGTCCTTGCCAGGACAATGACCTAATACGTTACTACTTCTCAGATGCCAAGACGATGTATGAAGTTTTCCAAAGAGGAATTGCCGTGTCTG ACAATGGGCCTTGCTTGGGATATAGAAAACCAAACCAGCCCTACAGATGGCTGTCCTACAAACAG GTGTCTGATCGAGCAGAGTACCTGGGCTCCTGTCTCTTGCATAAAGGATATAAGTCATCACAAGAACACTTTGTTGGCATCTTTGCTCAGAATAGGCCAGAG TGGGTCATCTCTGAGTTTGCTTGTTACACGTACTCCATGGTAGCTGTCCCCCTGTATGACACCTTGGGAGAAGATGCCATCATATACATTGTCAACAAGG CTGATATCACCACGGTGATCTGTGATACGCCCCAAAAGGCATTGGTCCTGATTGGGAATGTGGAAAAAGGCCTCACCCCGGGCCTGAAATTGATCATCCTCATGGATCCCTTTGAGGACGACCTgaagaagagaggggagaaatGTGGAGTTGAGATCTTATCCCTGTTTGATGCTGAG AATTTAGGCAAAGAGAACTTCAAAAAACCCGTG CCTCCTGCACCAGAAGATCTGAGCATCATTTGCTTCACCAGTGGGACCACAG GTGACCCCAAAGGAGCCATGTTAACCCATGAAAATATCGTTTCAAATGCTGCTGCTTTTCTCAAATGTGTGGAG TATACTTTTGAGCCCAGTTCTGAGGACGTGACCATATCCTACCTCCCCTTGGCTCATATGTTTGAGAGGGTTGTACAG gctGTTGTGTACTCTTGTGGAGCCAGAGTTGGATTCTTCCAAGGAGATATTCGGCTGCTGCCTGATGACATGAAGACCCTGAAGCCCACAGTCTTTCCCGCGGTTCCCCGACTCCTTAACAGGGTCTATGATAAG GTACAAAATGAAGCCAAGACACCCTTGAAGAAGTTCTTGTTGAACTTGGCTGTTGCCAGTAAATTCAGTGAAGTGAAAAAGGGTATCATCAGACGCAACAGTTTCTGGGACAAGCTCATCTTTGGAAAGATCCAG GAAAGCCTGGGCGGGAAGGTTCGTCTCATGGTCACCGGAGCTGCCCCCATCTCCTCTCCCGTCTTGACGTTCCTCCGGGCAGCAATGGGATGTCCG GTATTTGAAGCTTATGGTCAAACAGAATGCACTGCTGGCTGTACAATTACATCACCTGGGGATTGGAAATCAG GCCACGTTGGAGTCCCCATCGCTTGCAATCATGTGAAGCTGGAAGATGTGGCTGATATGAACTACTTTGCAGTGAACAATGAAGGACAG ATCTGCATCAAGGGCACCAATGTATTCAAGGGATACCTGAAGGAtcctgagaagacagaggaagccTTGGACAAGGATGGCTGGCTTCACACAGGAGACATTGGTCGCTGGCTCCCG AATGGAACTCTGAAGGTCATCGACcgaaaaaagaacattttcaagCTGGCCCAAGGAGAATACATTGCTCCAGAGAAGATAGAAGATATCTACATCAGGAGTAGCCTGGTGTCGCAAATTTTTGTACATGGGGAAAGCTTATGG TCATTCCTAGTGGGAGTGGTGGTTCCTGACCCAGATGCGCTTCCCTCATTTGCAGCCAAACTTGGGGTGAAGGGCTCTTTTGAAGAACTGTGCCGAAACCAA GTTATAAAGGAAGCCATTTTACTAGACTTGCAGCAAACTGGGACAGAAGGTGGCCTTAAATCCTTTGAACAG GTCAAACGCATCTATCTTCATCCAGAGccattttccattgaaaatgggCTCTTGACACCAACCATGAAAGCAAAGAGGGGAGAGCTTGCTAAATACTTTCGGACTCAAATCAACAGTCTGTATGAGAAAATCCAGGAGTAG